TGACTATCCACTGGAGAACCCTAGGCTGACTATCCACTGGAGAGCCATAGGCTGACTATCCACTGGAGAACCATAGACTGACTATCCACTGCCTGGAGAACCCTAGACTGACTATCCACTGGAGAACCCTAGACTGACTATCCACTGCAGCACCATAGACTGACTATCCACTGCCTGGAGAACCCTAGGCTGACTATCCACTGCCTGGAGAACCCTAGGCTGACTATCCACTGCCTGGAGAACCCTAGACTGACTATCCACTGGAGAACCATAGACGGACTATACACTGCCTGGAGAACCCTAAGCTGACTATCCACTGGAGAACCCTAGGCTGACTATCCACTGGAGAACCCTAGGCTGACTATCCACTGGAGAACCCTAGACTGACTATGCACTGGAGAACCCTAGACTGACTATCCACTGCCTGGAGAACCCTAGGCTGACTATCCACTGGAGAACCCTAGGCTGACTATCCACTGGAGAACCCTAGGCTGACTATCCACTGGAGAGCCATAGGCTGACTATCCACTGGAGAACCATAGACTGACTATCCACTGCCTGGAGAACCCTAGACTGACTATCCACTGGAGAACCCTAGACTGACTATCCACTGCAGCACCATAGACTGACTATCCACTGCCTGGAGAACCCTAGGCTGACTATCCACTGCCTGGAGAACCCTAGGCTGACTATCCACTGGAGAACCCTAGGCTGACTATCCACTGGAGAACCCTAGGCTGACTATCCACTGGAGAGCCATAGGCTGACTATCCACTGGAGAACCATAGACTGACTATCCACTGCCTGGAGAACCCTAAGCTGACTATCCACTGGAGAACCCTAGGCTGACTATCCACTGGAGAACCCTAGGCTGACTATCCACTGGAGAACCCTAGGCTGACTATCCACTGGAGAACCCTAGGCTGACTATCCACTGGAGAACCCTAGGCTGACTATCCACTGGAGAACCCTAGGCTGACTATCCACTGGAGAACCCTAGGCTGACTATCCACTGCCTGGAGAACCCTAGACTCACTATCCACTGCAGCACCATAGACTGACTATCCACTGCCTGGAGAACCCTAGGCTGACTATCCACTGGAGAACCCTAGGCTGACTATCCACTGGAGAACCCTAGGCTGACTATCCACTGGAGAACCCTAGGCTGACTATCCACTGGAGAACCCTAGGCTGACTATCCACTGGAGAACCCTAGGCTGACTATCCACTGCAGAACCCTAGGCTGACTATCCACTGGAGAGCCATAGGCTGACTATCCACTGGAGAACCCTAGGCTGACTATCCACTGCCTGGAGAACCCTAGGCTGACTATCCACTGCCTGGAGAACCCTAGGCTGACTATCCACTGCCTGGAGAACCCTAGGCTGACTATCCACTGGAGAGCCATAGGCTGACTATCCACTGGAGAACCCTAGGCTGACTATCCACTGCCTGGAGAACCCTAGGCTGGCTATCCACTGGAGAACCCTAGACTGGCTATCCACCGGAGAACCCTTGACTGGCTATCCACCGGAGAACCCTAGACTGACTATCCACTGGAGAACCATAGACTGGTTCTAGTGACTTCAGACTGGTTCTGGTGACTTCAGATAGACTGGTTGTGTTCCATCTAGTGACTTCAGATAGACTGGTTCTGATCCATTTGGTGACTTCCTACCTAGCCTTGTTGCAGTGTGCCAccctgtgcatcccaaatggcaccctattccctatctagtgcactacttggcaccctattccctatgggccctggtcaaaagtagtgcacttttgGCATATGGCACCATTTCAGACACTGCTAAACCATGCAGTTCAATGACAAGGCAGGCTCATTATAATCTGTCTCACCATGACAACTACCAAGAGGAGAAGGTATGTGTGGAGTCATCCTCTCACTCAGCTatgctcttctcttctcctctcgttCAGTTAATAGACTCAGTAAGAGATATTACCATAACAGAAAACGTTTCTATTTGAATGTGTTCTGTTGAACGATTGAAGTCATTTGATAATTCtaagtttttgttttgtttttgcaaCCTCTCTTTAGAGAGACCCATGGTGTTAACGAAGAGCCCATCAGTAGGGAAGTCCGTTGATTACGCCGAACATCCGCTCGTTCAACTAAGGCTGGGTTAAAAACTAGACATGAGGAATTAATGGGAATTTTCGCCACGATTGTGTTGCATCGTGGTTATGTCACGATATAAGGCCTCCGGTCAGAAGGAAGGCGGCTGTTGCGCAGCCTACATAACGTAGAAATGTCAAAGCTCGCTGGGTTTGGCGCATCAGGGTATCAAAGTGAAGAGGTTTTGATTTCTTCCCGAAATGGGATTGGTTGGCATGTGCTTTTAATAGTTTTAGAGCCTAATTGGTGGTACTAAAGCatgtgaaaaacaaaaacaatgactGTAATCGAGAATATAAGTCCTTCATAAAGTAACAGTTGGTGTTTTCTTAAAGATACTCTTgtaacaacaaaaacacaacaaaagcACAATTAGCTTTACTATTATTCAATTCAAACAAATACAGAAAGCATTGTCTTTTATAAAGTAAGCCTTTTATCACATTttgtgacatgttttttttttaagtgttatgACATTGAGCAAATATGTGCCCATACAACGTAAACACGGTTAAATTCAATCTATAAATATAGTCTTTATATATCTATTATAGGTAACGGCAATACCCGTGTATTAACGTGACTTGCCAAAGACGTTAAAATCTAAATAATCTATAAATATAAAAACTAAAACAAGTGTTAGCTCGGTTTCTAACAGTGCGAGGTTGGGGGAAAAGTGATTCCTTAGCCTCGTTTATACCTCGGggttcccgagtggcacagtggtctaaggtgacactacagacccgggtaggtgcacaattggcccagcgttgtccttgtcccatcgcgcactagcgagtcctgtggcaggccgggcgcagtgcacactgacacggtcaccaggtgtacggtgtttgctctgacacattggtgcggctggcttccgggttaagtgggcagtgtgtcaagaagcagtgtggcttggggttgtgggttgtgtttcagaggacgcactgctctcgaccttcgcctctcccgagtccgtacaggagtagCAGCGATGGgaaaagactgtaactaccaattgtcGGAGAAAAAGAGGTCAAAATTAAAAAACAAactaattatttaaaaaaaatccaggtCCTATACATTTGTAAGATATCCGGACACCAAGCCTGTCCGAGGCCATCTCTAAacttgacagttcatgcagctttATTATTCTGATCACGGAGTTCTGATCACGGAATTCCGAAAGCGTCATGCGTCTACACCtctacatttaaatgtgtctacCGTGTCCATAGTGTGTCCAGATTCCCCTTTCCTGCGCCATATTCAAATTCTCCAAACGGTGGAATAGGCATAAATATGATAACAACATAACAACTGATGTCAGTAGCTAACTAGCCCgctaacctctgtagctagcCAGGAATCTCGCAAGCAACGCTAAAAGGGATTGCAAAAGGGTTCGTATGactctagccccccccccccccccccccaaaaaaaaatatatatatatatatattagtagcTAGCTGGCATTTATGAAGACAGCAAACACGTTCCTCACACGCTAAAAACTAATTTCCTCCGAAGTTATAATGAAAAGGAAAACCTCTTGGTCCCAAAACGCATGTTTTCTGGAGAAATCCCCTGAATGGGTCAGTCTGATCTGAACACCATCCTGAAGTGGTCAGTCTGATCTGAACACAATCACACCACAAAGCCACTTTTGTGCGTCTAGACCCGTCTTGTAAATCCGAGCTTCGTATTCTGATAGCAGAAGTCGCATGtaagtgtcaagtgtagacaCGATCCGGACTACCTCCGGAGAAGATCTAATCACAATAACAATGGTATTTTAattgtctacacctgtctaaaaatgtgggcaaCATCGGAATGTCGACAAGATCTGAACACATGGTAGAACTAGGTATAAACGGGGTAGAACACATggtagaaccaggtataaacagggcccCAGGTGTTAGAAACACATCTTGTGTGCAGGAGGGAGGGCAGGTGCTAGCCTAACTTATCCAGTCACAGTACAGTCACTTACAGCCAAATGCTTCATTCAGTGTTTTCTGTTACTCTGTCACCATCAGAAGTGTTGTTGGCCTTATTTACACTTTGTGCAATGTTTTGGACTGGCAGTGATGCGCATTATCCATCTGACTCAGTGTTGACCAACTTAGTCATAGACATAAACTTTGGAGATGTTGACCATCACCTCACCGAACGGCAGCTGCGCCATTTCAGTTGTATGAACTGTATCTCTATATGACATATTTTGTGTATAGTAGTAAAATACGCCCATTGGTATGAATCACATAATTGTCAGGAAGAATAAGAAGATGGATAAAAGTGGCTGTGCAAGGCTAAAGCATATCTGTAAATATCCTTTAAAACACCAAGGTCGGGATTCAATCCAAGAACGCTTGTACAATGCAGCTTTTAAAAGGTCATGTTACCACATTTACAGATATTGCATTCAAGGTGAGCACTGCAGAtgtcggctcaattggaaattaccCCAAAAAATTTCACGCGCGGTTTCGGATTGAATCTCGGCCCAAGACTCGTGGTGTACTAGGTCAGAGTGGCACATGAAGAAAGCGCACATTTTACGTGAAGTGAGTTATTGAAAGAGAAAGTGATTTAGTTGGTTGTTTATGTGGTTTCTTTCTTCTCCCTCTGGGCAGAACGACGGATCTTCATCTCAGTCAGCTGGATGTAACGGAGAACATTGGTGTCTGGAAAAGACAAAGACAGAAAAAAGCTTTATCAAAATCCGTTCCTTATTATTTTCTGTTGAACCGGGAAACGTGTGATTTCCATCCAAATTGGAATTGCTGACAACCAGGTAAACTTGGAGTCACTGTCAAATTAATTTAATTGTCATaactttactttactttaatctgatgactgttatttatctaatcaactaaTTACTAACTAATCATGTAAcaaattaactcattaggaatttggggcaccacgggagAGTTACCATCTTCCGAATTAAACTCTACAGATATATTAGTTATATATTGATAAgtcatttattaatcattacctcatatcagtctcattctgaacgtcacAGACTCCGCCTTTTCTTATTATTCAGTTCTACACAAAatatacttatttatttatttactaactaataacacagaatacacacttacatgagacaaaagtccctagtggactgacaagATATGGCGGCTTGTTACACAATGGAGAAGGGGTGGGGAAAGAGAACGATAGAGAAAGGGACATTTATCGTTGATACATTCTCTAACTATTCTCACTCTGTTGAGAGTTAGAGTTTCTAACCATTTCCACGTGTAGCCACAGCTGCACGCTTTCTTGTCTTAGAGTTTCAACCATTTGTAACGTTTAGCTTACGCTTCAATGTCTGCGTGTTAATTCTTAGCGAGTCCTCTGGTCGAAAAAGGTGGTTCCATCACActgaccacgccagcccaggacctccacattcggcttcttcatctgtgggatcgtctgaaaccagccccccggacagctgatgaaactgtgggttttgcacaaccgaagacatttggcacaaactgtcagaaaccgtcacAGGGAAGCTCGTCTGTGCTCGTCGTCCTCGCCAGGATCTGAAGTTCcatgtcgtaaccgacttcaatgggcaaatgctcaacttcgatggccactggcacgctggagaagtgtgctcttcacggattaatcccagtttcaactgtacatGGCAGATtgcattgtgtgggcgagcagtttgctgacgtcaatgttgtgaacagagtgtgcCCCATattggaggtggggttatggtattcatttcaattgactgatttcctcatatgaaccgtaactcagtcaaatctatgaaaatgttgcatgttgcgtttatatttttgttcagtgtatattatatctatatatgACATTATTATTCCATTATAATTCTTGATTACCTCTAAAGTATGTCTCAAATATATCTCTATAAAGAAAGAAGATTTTTTAAATCCCGACACAGGGCTTGCTTCAGAATCGAGTGAGATTGATCAAATTGAATGATATATGAAATGTGCACAGGATAGAATCTCAATTGGAGTTGTTTAATTcctcaaaaaaataaaatcctTGTCTCCTTTTGAAAAAGCTCACATGTAATGGAGGAGGGGCAGCGAGTGGAAGTGTCAGAAGTGGAATTGAGAAAAAGGCTTCATCCTCACCTGCTGGCTGCTGTTTGTGGGACTCCTTGAGGTAGTGAAGGGCCTTGTGGAAGTCTCCTAGGTGATAGTAGGCCACTCCAGAGCGGTACAAAGCCTTGAAGTGGTCCCCTTCCTTACGCAACACCTTCAGACAATACTCCTTCACACGCTCATAGTTGACCAGCTCCATCTGCAACAGGCACGCTGGGAGGTGAGAAACACAAGAATTATCAAAACAAGAATTTTGAGACAGTTCATTTGAATTTGGTCAAACAGGAATTCAGTCTAAGTGGCTACAGACAGTATGAATGTAAATGTCAATCTCATGCCTAAACTTGACAGCAGGCTTAATACAATTCTaagcaggtggtggtggtgatgatgattatgatgatggtgatgatgatgatgggggtggtggtgatgatgatgatgatgatgatggtggtggtggtgatgatgatggtggtgaggatgatggtggtggtgatgatgatggtggtggtgatgatgatggttgtggtgatgatggtggtgaggatgatggtggtggtggtgatgatgatgatgatggtggtggtgatggtaatgatgatgatgatgtaaagcATTAATAAACCATCAAGTCTGCAGCCTATAATAAGTGCCCTGTATCTTTTCATAAAATAATGTAATGATAATCATGTACCTGCCAGACTGTTGTAACACTCCAGCTCAGCGATCTCCATGGCACCTTTCTGCtcgtctgtcaggctgtctggcTTGGTCATGGTAGGCAGCACCGAGGAAGGAGACTTAGAGCTGGCATCAGGGTCTCCCAGCACCCGGCACAACCCCTTTATCTCTAATAAAGCACGGTGGTACTTGCCAATCGCCTCCCGGTACTTCTTATCCTTGTAACACTGTGTGCCTTGCGTCTTGAAGTCGATGGCGCGCTTCACAACGTCCGCGGGTTCGGACCGTCCGGAATAAGGCGGTTTGACAGGTACACCGCCGTGCTGGTGCTGCCGGCTGCTATGTTGCTGGTGCCGGGCATCCCTGGGTCGATTAGCGGGAGGCTGAGCACACTGTTGCAGCTTCGGGGCACCACTGACGTTGAGGCCGCCCGTCACAGTTCCACCATCCACTCTAGAAATATCATCATACCCAGTCTGGTTTACACTCATCTTCTCGATAATAAATTACCTAGGCTATTCGACGACCTTTACACTCAAATGATAGCCGACCCAATGTCTTGACTGGTTTTTCTAGGGGAAATATATCGATTCAGTCCCGCGTCATGCTACCGCTGTATTCGTGCTGTCTCCGTGCATCCCCCAGCTATTTTATTGTGTCGCAACCTAGCCTTGCGTTAGGCAAGACCGGTGCACGCACGCCTGGACCCTCGCTCGCTCGCCcgatatatattttattttccagTCTTCGGTGACAGTGCGTGCATCAGACCCTCTCTCTTCATATCATCAGAATTATAGAATCTCTGCATGAGTTTCTTTCGACAGGCTGATGTGCACGCAGCCTGATGCGGGAACATCTCGCTTCAGAGCTTGTAGCCTGAATAGAGCATTGTTCCCTTGCAGGCGGCCCGAGGGTTTTATTTTCTGAGCAAAAATCAATACATAAATCTTTACATTTCgttgttggacataaaatactgtaaaatcaccaggaaatCGACTCAAGGTGATttgaatctgttcccaagtagGCCTATTCCCACGAATAAATAGACAGGCATATGTGATCGTATCTCACTGTAAGAAAGGTTTGAAATTCTGttctgtttttgtcaaatactTTATCTGTTTGGGATTATTGCAGTCAATTTGCAATGTACACATTATTTATAACTCTGTTCCGGTCCCCCTGATACCATCCGCCCAAGGAAAAATCGTCCCAGGGTTGA
This genomic stretch from Oncorhynchus kisutch isolate 150728-3 linkage group LG7, Okis_V2, whole genome shotgun sequence harbors:
- the LOC109894007 gene encoding tetratricopeptide repeat protein 9A, whose translation is MSVNQTGYDDISRVDGGTVTGGLNVSGAPKLQQCAQPPANRPRDARHQQHSSRQHQHGGVPVKPPYSGRSEPADVVKRAIDFKTQGTQCYKDKKYREAIGKYHRALLEIKGLCRVLGDPDASSKSPSSVLPTMTKPDSLTDEQKGAMEIAELECYNSLAACLLQMELVNYERVKEYCLKVLRKEGDHFKALYRSGVAYYHLGDFHKALHYLKESHKQQPADTNVLRYIQLTEMKIRRSAQREKKETT